One stretch of Corynebacterium imitans DNA includes these proteins:
- a CDS encoding glycosyltransferase family 4 protein, protein MKILLMCWRDSTHPQGGGSERYLERVGEYLAAQGHEVVFRTSSHTDAPRRSTRGGIRFERAGGKYGVYVLAPLSIWRNRPDVIVDTQNGIPFFARLFTRRPVVLLTHHCHKDQWPVAGPIIGRLGWFLESKVAPRVYRGARYVTVGEASRSDLVALGVDAGDIAIVENGVDPIPDALPVVPDDGKVHVVTLSRLVPHKRIEHAIDAIAGREDVVLDIIGSGWWEDRLREYAADRPEIRFHGHVNDAYKHALLSRAALHLMPSAKEGWGIAVVEAAAHGVPTIGYRSAGGVNDSIIDGDTGVLVDTKAQFSQAVERLLADANLRHRLGTAAKARAGEYSWEATGAKFAAVLDDVVGDAAGR, encoded by the coding sequence ATGAAGATACTGCTGATGTGCTGGCGCGACTCCACCCACCCGCAGGGCGGCGGCAGCGAACGCTACCTGGAGCGCGTCGGCGAGTACCTCGCGGCGCAGGGCCACGAGGTCGTTTTTCGCACCTCCAGCCACACCGACGCGCCACGGCGCAGCACGCGCGGCGGCATCCGCTTCGAGCGTGCCGGGGGCAAGTACGGCGTATATGTTCTGGCGCCGCTGTCTATTTGGCGCAACCGGCCGGACGTGATCGTGGATACGCAGAACGGGATTCCGTTTTTCGCGCGCCTGTTTACGCGCCGGCCGGTCGTGCTGCTTACGCACCACTGCCATAAGGATCAGTGGCCGGTGGCGGGCCCGATTATCGGGCGGTTGGGCTGGTTTTTGGAGTCCAAGGTCGCGCCGCGGGTGTATCGGGGCGCGCGGTACGTGACGGTGGGGGAGGCGTCGAGAAGCGATCTGGTTGCGCTCGGCGTGGACGCGGGCGACATCGCGATCGTGGAAAACGGCGTGGACCCTATCCCGGACGCGCTGCCCGTGGTGCCAGACGACGGGAAGGTGCACGTGGTGACCCTGTCGCGGCTGGTGCCGCACAAGCGCATCGAGCACGCGATCGATGCGATCGCTGGGCGCGAAGATGTGGTGTTAGACATCATCGGCTCCGGCTGGTGGGAGGACCGCTTGCGCGAATACGCGGCGGACCGGCCCGAGATCCGCTTCCACGGGCACGTCAACGACGCCTACAAGCACGCCCTGCTCTCTCGCGCGGCGCTGCACCTCATGCCGAGCGCGAAGGAGGGGTGGGGCATCGCGGTCGTGGAGGCGGCAGCGCACGGCGTGCCGACTATCGGCTACCGCAGCGCCGGCGGCGTCAATGACTCCATCATCGATGGGGACACCGGCGTGCTCGTGGACACGAAGGCGCAGTTCAGCCAGGCGGTGGAGCGTTTGCTTGCCGACGCCAACCTGCGCCACCGGCTCGGCACCGCCGCCAAAGCGCGCGCGGGCGAGTACTCCTGGGAGGCGACCGGGGCGAAGTTCGCTGCGGTGCTGGATGACGTGGTTGGCGACGCGGCGGGGCGCTAG
- a CDS encoding class I SAM-dependent methyltransferase → MYRTRRLATLTRSLRLLRSFTYEQFRPAVFYSGLARDTRSLLDALWQDTTCPSPSGLTGRAVLDVGGGPGYFADAFADTFYVGMEPDVSELSAAGLSGYGAVRGDGTHLPFADGSFDLVYSSNVAEHIPNWRAMGEEMLRVVKPGGLVVLSYTVWLGPFGGHETGLWEHYVGGEFARRRYERKHGTPPKNVWGTSLFAVSAREGLTWAESTGRLLTAFPRYHPHWAWWFTRVPVLREFAVSNLVLVLRG, encoded by the coding sequence ATGTACCGTACCCGCCGCCTCGCCACGTTGACACGTTCGCTGCGCCTTCTGCGCTCGTTCACCTACGAGCAGTTCCGCCCCGCCGTGTTCTACTCCGGCTTGGCGCGCGACACCCGCTCACTTCTCGACGCCCTGTGGCAGGACACCACCTGTCCCAGCCCATCCGGCCTCACCGGCCGTGCTGTGCTCGACGTCGGCGGCGGGCCCGGCTACTTCGCCGACGCGTTCGCCGACACCTTCTACGTCGGCATGGAACCGGATGTCTCCGAGCTTTCCGCAGCGGGGCTTTCCGGCTACGGCGCGGTGCGCGGGGACGGGACACACTTACCTTTTGCCGATGGCTCCTTCGACCTCGTCTACTCCTCCAACGTGGCCGAACACATCCCCAACTGGCGCGCCATGGGCGAGGAGATGCTGCGCGTGGTAAAACCCGGCGGGCTGGTCGTGCTGTCTTACACCGTGTGGCTGGGCCCCTTCGGCGGCCACGAGACCGGGCTGTGGGAACACTACGTCGGCGGCGAGTTCGCCCGGCGTCGGTACGAGCGGAAACACGGAACACCACCCAAGAACGTGTGGGGCACCTCCCTGTTCGCGGTCTCCGCCCGCGAGGGGCTGACGTGGGCGGAGTCGACCGGACGGTTGCTCACCGCCTTCCCGCGCTACCACCCGCACTGGGCGTGGTGGTTCACGCGCGTGCCGGTGCTACGCGAGTTCGCGGTATCGAACCTGGTGCTCGTGCTGCGGGGGTAG
- a CDS encoding phosphoenolpyruvate carboxykinase (GTP) — protein MTTAVQRLEGPALTDNEELIAWVNEAVELFQPDKVVFADGSQEEWDRLAAELVEKGTLIKLNEEKRPNSFLARSNPSDVARVESRTFIATEEEEGAGPTNNWMKPSALKEEMTEHFSGSMKGRTMYVVPFCMGPISDPDPKLGVQLTDSAYVVMSMRVMTRMGQEALDKIQGDKFVHCLHSVGAPLAEGEEDVAWPCNDTKYISQFPETKEIWSYGSGYGGNAILAKKCYALRIASVMGKEEGWMAEHMLILKLTSPEGKNYYIAGAFPSACGKTNLAMITPSLEGWTAEVVGDDIAWLHLKEDGLYAVNPENGFFGVAPGTNYKSNPIAMRTMEPGNTLFTNVALTDDGDVWWEDMDGEAPEHLIDWRGNDWTPASSEKAAHPNSRYCVAIEQCPTAAPEFDDWKGVKLDAILFGGRRPDTVPLVTQALSWEHGTLIGAMLASGQTAASAEAKVGSLRHDPMAMLPFIGYNVGDYFQNWLDMGERGGDRLPSIFLVNWFRRGEDGRFLWPGFGDNSRVLKWIVDRIEGKVDADQTPVGNTAKVEDLDLTGLDTPVEDVKEALYPDPELWAHDVEDAREYLEGLGSRVPKELFDQLDQLSERVKAARS, from the coding sequence ATGACCACTGCCGTACAACGCTTGGAAGGCCCGGCTCTGACCGATAATGAAGAACTTATTGCTTGGGTAAACGAGGCTGTCGAACTCTTCCAGCCCGACAAGGTGGTTTTCGCCGATGGTTCCCAGGAGGAATGGGACCGTCTCGCCGCAGAGCTGGTGGAGAAGGGCACCCTGATCAAGCTCAACGAGGAGAAGCGCCCGAACTCCTTCCTGGCCCGCTCTAACCCGTCTGACGTTGCCCGCGTGGAGTCCCGCACCTTCATTGCCACCGAGGAGGAAGAGGGCGCTGGCCCCACCAACAACTGGATGAAGCCGTCCGCGCTCAAGGAAGAGATGACGGAGCACTTCTCCGGTTCCATGAAGGGCCGCACCATGTACGTCGTGCCCTTCTGCATGGGCCCGATCAGCGACCCGGACCCGAAGCTGGGCGTGCAGCTGACAGACTCCGCTTACGTGGTCATGTCCATGCGCGTGATGACCCGTATGGGCCAGGAAGCTCTGGACAAGATTCAGGGCGATAAGTTCGTCCACTGTCTGCACTCCGTCGGTGCACCGCTGGCTGAGGGCGAAGAGGACGTCGCCTGGCCGTGCAATGACACGAAGTACATCTCCCAGTTCCCCGAGACCAAGGAGATCTGGTCCTACGGCTCCGGCTACGGCGGCAACGCCATCCTGGCCAAGAAGTGCTACGCCCTGCGCATTGCTTCCGTGATGGGGAAGGAAGAGGGCTGGATGGCTGAGCACATGCTCATCCTCAAGCTGACCAGCCCGGAGGGCAAGAACTACTACATCGCGGGTGCGTTCCCGTCTGCATGTGGCAAGACCAACCTGGCCATGATCACCCCGTCGCTGGAGGGCTGGACTGCGGAGGTCGTCGGCGACGATATTGCGTGGCTGCACCTGAAGGAGGACGGCCTGTACGCCGTCAACCCGGAGAACGGCTTCTTCGGCGTCGCCCCGGGTACGAACTACAAGTCCAACCCGATCGCCATGCGCACCATGGAACCGGGCAACACCCTGTTCACCAACGTCGCGCTGACCGATGATGGTGACGTGTGGTGGGAGGACATGGACGGCGAGGCGCCGGAGCACCTCATCGACTGGCGCGGCAACGACTGGACCCCGGCGTCCAGCGAGAAGGCTGCACACCCGAACTCCCGTTACTGCGTGGCCATCGAGCAGTGCCCGACTGCAGCCCCCGAGTTCGACGATTGGAAGGGCGTCAAGCTCGACGCGATCCTGTTCGGCGGTCGCCGCCCGGACACCGTCCCGCTTGTCACCCAGGCCCTGAGCTGGGAGCACGGCACCCTGATCGGCGCGATGCTCGCCTCCGGCCAGACCGCCGCCTCCGCTGAGGCCAAGGTTGGCTCCCTGCGTCACGACCCGATGGCGATGCTGCCGTTCATCGGCTACAACGTCGGCGACTACTTCCAGAACTGGCTGGACATGGGCGAGCGCGGCGGCGACCGTCTGCCGTCCATCTTCCTGGTCAACTGGTTCCGCCGCGGTGAGGACGGCCGCTTCCTGTGGCCGGGCTTCGGCGACAACTCCCGCGTTTTGAAGTGGATCGTCGACCGTATCGAGGGCAAGGTCGACGCGGACCAGACCCCGGTGGGCAACACCGCCAAGGTGGAGGACCTGGACCTGACCGGCCTGGATACCCCAGTCGAGGACGTCAAGGAAGCCCTGTACCCGGATCCGGAGCTGTGGGCACACGATGTGGAAGACGCCCGCGAGTACCTCGAGGGCCTCGGCTCCCGCGTGCCGAAGGAGCTCTTCGACCAGCTCGACCAGCTCTCCGAGCGCGTGAAGGCAGCACGCTCCTAA
- the trmB gene encoding tRNA (guanosine(46)-N7)-methyltransferase TrmB: MNTPDFSQTPREGTGELPAGRPLQTDFGTGLDYPRLGSVTFRRGTLTDNQEALFNEHWPRLGKVLTNETDEHIDVDAWFGRSGHPTILEIGSGTGTSTAAMAPLEADTNIIAVELYKPGLAKLLGAVVRGGIDNVRMVRGDGVEVLARMFGEESLDGVRIFFPDPWPKARHHKRRIIQSGTLNLIATRLKPGGVLHVATDHADYAEWIDELVDVEPMLEYKGWPWAEAPLLTDRQVITKFEGKGLNKDHVIREYLWEKK, encoded by the coding sequence ATGAATACTCCTGATTTTTCTCAAACTCCCCGCGAGGGGACTGGCGAGCTGCCCGCCGGGCGGCCGCTGCAAACCGATTTTGGCACCGGCCTCGACTACCCGCGCCTCGGCTCGGTGACCTTCCGCCGCGGCACGCTCACCGACAACCAAGAGGCCCTGTTCAACGAGCATTGGCCGCGCCTGGGCAAGGTGCTGACCAACGAGACTGACGAGCATATCGACGTCGATGCGTGGTTCGGCCGCAGCGGCCACCCCACGATCCTGGAGATCGGATCGGGCACCGGCACCTCCACTGCCGCGATGGCGCCGCTGGAGGCAGACACCAACATCATCGCCGTGGAGCTGTACAAGCCGGGGCTGGCCAAGCTGCTCGGCGCAGTTGTGCGCGGCGGGATCGACAACGTGCGCATGGTGCGCGGCGACGGTGTGGAGGTGCTGGCCCGCATGTTCGGCGAAGAATCGCTGGACGGCGTGCGCATCTTCTTCCCCGACCCCTGGCCCAAGGCCCGCCATCACAAGCGCCGCATCATCCAGTCCGGCACACTCAACCTCATCGCTACCCGCCTCAAGCCGGGCGGCGTGCTGCACGTGGCTACGGACCACGCGGACTACGCCGAGTGGATCGACGAGCTGGTCGATGTCGAGCCCATGCTCGAGTACAAGGGCTGGCCGTGGGCGGAGGCCCCGCTCCTGACGGACCGCCAGGTCATCACTAAGTTTGAGGGCAAGGGCCTCAACAAGGATCACGTGATCCGCGAATACCTCTGGGAGAAGAAGTAA
- a CDS encoding NYN domain-containing protein, with protein MVLQDKSHPYTPGAPAGPESYLLVWDAPNLDMGLGAILGSRPTAAYRPRFDAIGRWLIELAQERSAAVGSEVEPEATVFTNVSPASADAVRPWVEALRNVGFAVFAKPKVDEDSDVDQDMLDHIQRRQEEGVLRGVVVASADGQNFQEPIEALANAGIPVTVLGFHEHAAWAVQSEAIDFVDLEDIPGVFREPLPRINLDQLPEGGAWMQPFRPLSALLHNKD; from the coding sequence ATGGTTTTGCAGGACAAGTCGCACCCGTACACCCCCGGCGCACCCGCCGGCCCCGAGTCTTACCTCCTCGTGTGGGACGCGCCCAACCTGGACATGGGCCTTGGTGCCATCTTGGGCAGCCGCCCCACCGCCGCTTACCGGCCGCGCTTCGACGCCATCGGCCGCTGGCTGATCGAGCTGGCGCAGGAGCGCTCCGCCGCCGTCGGCTCCGAAGTCGAGCCGGAGGCCACCGTCTTCACTAACGTCTCCCCCGCCAGCGCGGACGCCGTGCGCCCCTGGGTTGAGGCGCTGCGCAACGTCGGTTTCGCAGTCTTTGCCAAGCCGAAGGTGGACGAGGACTCGGATGTGGACCAGGACATGCTCGATCACATCCAGCGCCGCCAGGAGGAAGGCGTGCTGCGCGGTGTGGTCGTTGCTTCTGCCGACGGGCAGAACTTCCAGGAGCCGATCGAGGCACTTGCCAACGCCGGCATCCCGGTCACAGTCCTCGGCTTCCACGAACACGCGGCCTGGGCGGTGCAGTCCGAGGCCATCGATTTTGTGGACCTCGAGGACATCCCAGGCGTGTTCCGCGAGCCGCTGCCACGTATCAACCTGGACCAGCTGCCCGAAGGCGGCGCCTGGATGCAGCCCTTCCGTCCGCTGTCCGCGCTGCTGCACAACAAGGACTAG
- a CDS encoding MMPL family transporter: MFYKWGHAAYRYRRIIPLVVIAIILVMQVLFGSKLGERLSQEGWEDPGADSTAAATIEQDTFGRDNAGDVIVLVTAPNGVQDEEVMRAANEQISALQEKYPAQIDHVTSYFAKPNQQQISEDGTQAFAAIGLKGDGEQTLKDFRTIEPDLRAMELPGDAKVQIAGATAVADALDDGMADDIARAEKVGLIFVALILLFVFGGVIAAAMPLIVGILSILGSLSLLSILAQFQQVNIFSQSVITLLGLGLAIDYGLFMVSRFREELDRGLDTREAVAVTTTTAGKTVFFSALMVGVALSGLLMFPQAFLKSVAYGAISAVVLAAVISVAVLPALFGMLGPRIDMWSVRRTSRKARRLEDTVWYRIPAWAMRNAKKMVVGVTALLILITVPAAGITFGGINESYLPPTQETRQAQDEFNEAFPAFRTDPVKLVVTGASNEQLVDVVMQARNVEGLASPLKPSHPTQDGTTILSAPLADRNGGQAVVDALRAIETPEGVETYVAGTPAMEVESIEALLERLPWMALYMVLATFLLMALLFGSLILPAKAVIMNVLGIGATLGFLTAVFVDGVGSGLLNFTAGPLMSPVLVLIVAILYGLSTDYEVFLVSRMVEARHNGASTDEAIKDGTAHTGGIITAAAAIMIVVAAAFAMSDIVMMKYIAFGMIFSLALDATIIRLLLVPAVMHLLREDNWWAPRWVRRAYESLGEGRGTGAVAPEPVPAAADAHAAARGGEMAVGDAVVDTQPTRSGVTVTENRDLVPFDELMRQLEERRALEYTRKRELEQ; encoded by the coding sequence GTGTTTTACAAGTGGGGCCACGCGGCATACCGCTACCGCCGGATCATCCCGCTGGTGGTCATTGCGATCATCCTGGTCATGCAGGTGCTCTTCGGCTCGAAGCTGGGCGAGCGCCTTTCGCAGGAGGGTTGGGAGGATCCGGGCGCAGATTCCACCGCCGCGGCCACGATTGAGCAGGACACCTTCGGTCGCGACAATGCGGGTGATGTGATCGTGCTGGTCACTGCGCCGAACGGGGTGCAGGACGAGGAAGTGATGCGCGCCGCGAATGAGCAGATCAGCGCGCTGCAGGAGAAGTACCCTGCGCAGATCGACCACGTGACCAGCTATTTTGCCAAGCCGAACCAGCAGCAGATCAGCGAGGACGGCACCCAGGCCTTTGCTGCCATCGGGCTCAAAGGCGACGGCGAGCAGACGCTGAAGGATTTCCGCACGATCGAGCCGGACCTACGTGCGATGGAGCTGCCCGGCGACGCGAAGGTGCAGATCGCGGGCGCGACCGCCGTCGCCGATGCGCTTGACGACGGCATGGCCGACGACATCGCCCGCGCCGAAAAAGTCGGCCTCATCTTCGTTGCCCTCATCCTGCTGTTCGTCTTCGGCGGCGTCATCGCCGCGGCAATGCCACTGATTGTGGGCATCCTGTCCATCCTGGGTTCCCTGTCGCTGCTGTCGATCCTGGCGCAGTTCCAGCAGGTCAACATCTTCTCCCAGTCCGTGATCACGCTTTTGGGCCTGGGCTTGGCGATCGACTACGGCCTGTTTATGGTGTCCCGCTTCCGCGAGGAGCTCGACCGCGGCCTGGACACGCGCGAGGCCGTCGCCGTGACCACCACGACGGCGGGCAAGACGGTGTTCTTCTCCGCGCTCATGGTGGGCGTGGCCCTGTCCGGCCTGCTCATGTTCCCGCAGGCATTTTTGAAGTCGGTAGCCTACGGCGCGATCAGCGCGGTCGTGCTCGCCGCCGTCATCTCGGTCGCGGTGCTGCCCGCCCTGTTCGGCATGCTTGGCCCCCGCATCGACATGTGGTCGGTGCGCCGCACCAGCCGCAAGGCCCGCCGGCTCGAGGACACCGTGTGGTACCGCATCCCCGCCTGGGCGATGCGCAACGCGAAAAAGATGGTCGTGGGTGTCACCGCCCTGCTCATCCTCATCACCGTCCCCGCCGCCGGCATCACCTTCGGCGGCATCAACGAGTCCTACCTGCCGCCCACGCAGGAAACCCGCCAGGCGCAGGACGAGTTCAACGAGGCCTTCCCCGCCTTCCGCACCGACCCCGTCAAGCTGGTGGTCACGGGCGCGTCGAATGAGCAGCTTGTCGACGTCGTCATGCAGGCCCGCAACGTCGAAGGTCTTGCCAGCCCCTTAAAGCCCTCGCACCCGACGCAGGACGGGACGACGATCCTGTCCGCCCCGCTCGCCGACCGCAACGGCGGCCAGGCGGTCGTCGACGCCCTGCGCGCCATCGAGACTCCGGAAGGCGTGGAGACCTACGTCGCCGGCACCCCGGCCATGGAGGTCGAGTCCATCGAGGCGCTGCTTGAACGGCTGCCGTGGATGGCGCTCTACATGGTGCTCGCCACCTTCCTGCTCATGGCGCTGCTTTTCGGCTCACTCATCTTGCCCGCGAAGGCCGTGATTATGAACGTCCTGGGTATCGGCGCGACCCTGGGCTTCCTCACTGCCGTCTTCGTGGACGGTGTTGGGTCCGGCCTGCTCAACTTCACCGCCGGCCCGCTGATGAGCCCGGTGCTCGTGCTCATCGTGGCGATCCTCTACGGCCTGTCCACGGACTACGAGGTCTTTTTGGTCTCGCGCATGGTGGAGGCGCGCCACAACGGGGCGTCGACAGACGAAGCGATCAAGGACGGCACCGCCCACACCGGCGGGATCATCACCGCCGCCGCTGCCATCATGATCGTGGTCGCGGCCGCGTTCGCGATGAGCGACATCGTGATGATGAAGTACATCGCCTTCGGCATGATCTTCTCGCTCGCCCTCGACGCCACGATCATCCGCCTCCTGCTCGTCCCCGCTGTGATGCACCTGCTGCGCGAGGACAACTGGTGGGCACCACGCTGGGTCCGGCGCGCCTACGAGTCGCTTGGCGAGGGGCGTGGCACTGGGGCGGTTGCGCCGGAGCCTGTACCCGCAGCGGCTGATGCTCACGCCGCTGCTCGCGGCGGCGAGATGGCGGTCGGGGACGCGGTCGTCGATACGCAGCCCACCCGCTCTGGGGTCACCGTCACGGAGAACCGCGACCTGGTCCCTTTCGACGAGCTGATGCGCCAGCTGGAGGAGCGGCGCGCGCTCGAGTACACGA